ACCGCGCCGTCAGGCTCCAGCAGGATGCAGGGCACGGGGTTGGTGGTATGGGCCGTCTGCGGATGGCCTTCGGGCGTGAGCATGACTTCGCAGTTGCCGTGGTCGGCAATGATGAGCATGCGGCCCTTGCGGGCTTCCACGGCTTCCACCATGCGGCCCACGCACTGGTCCACCACTTCGCAGGCCGCAACAGCGGCTTCAACCACGCCGGTATGCCCCACCATATCGCCATTGGCGAGGTTGCAGACCACAAGATCATACTGCCCGGAGTTCCAGGCCTTGACGAATTCATCCGTCACCAGAGGCGCGCTCATGGCTGGCTTCTGGTCATAGGTCGTCACATCGCGCGGCGACGGTACAAGAACGCGATCTTCGCCCGTAAACGGCTCTTCAACGCCGCCATTGAAAAAATAGGTCACATGGGCGTACTTTTCCGTTTCCGCCAGGCGCAGCTGACGCATGCCCCGCTCGGACACGACCTGACCAAGGCCATGGCTCACCGCCTCCTTGGGAAAGGCCACCGGCAGGGTAAAGCTGGCCTCATAGCTCGTCATGGACGCCAGGGCCGACAGCTCGGGCATCTTGCCCCTGTCAAAGCCTTCAAAACCGGGCGTAATGAAGGCCGCTGTCAGTTCGCGCATGCGGTCGGCCCGGAAGTTGAAAAAAAATACCGCGTCGCCGTCGGCCATGCCGGGGGCGGCGTCACCCGTGTCAAAGCGCACGGGCTTCATGAATTCGTCGGTAACACCCGCATCGTAGGAAGCCTGCACCGCTGCTTCGGGATTGGCCGCCGTGGGCGCCTGACCGTGTACTATCACGTCCCATGCCTGGCTGACCCGCTCCCAGTGCTTGTCGCGGTCCATGGCGTAAAAGCGGCCCACAAGGCTGGATATGCGCGTCTGGGGCTGATCCTTGATGCTGGCTTCAAGCTCGCGGATAAAGTCCATGCCGCTGTGCGGTTCGCAGTCGCGGCCGTCCATGAGGGCATGCACGCGCACGGGGATGCCCTGCCCGGCAGCCATGCCGCACAAGGCCTCCAGATGACGGATATGACTGTGAACGCCGCCGCCGGAAAGCAGACCCACAAGGTGCAGCTTGCCGCCGCCGCGTCTGGCCGCTGCCAGCACGTCATTGATGACAGGGTTGGCCGCGAAGGAGCCGTCCTCCACAGCCACGTCGATGCGCGTCATGTCCTGATAGACCACGCGCCCCGCCCCGATGTTCAGGTGCCCGACTTCCGAATTGCCCATATACCCTTTGGGCAGACCCACATCACGGCCTGAGGCGATGAGCTGCCCGTGCGGGCAGCGGGCCGTCAGGGCGTCCAGATTGGGGGTTTTCGCCAGGTACGGGGCATTGCCGGGCCCTGGCGGGGCAATGCCCCAGCCATCCAGTATCAGCAACAGCGTCGGCGTCATATATTATTCTCCGCGGTCTTCGCGCCCAGCGGTTTTGGCCGCAGCAGAGCCGTGCCCCCACAGGGCTTCAAGGGCGTAAAGCTCGCGCACGGGTTCCTGAAAGATATTGACGATAACATCGTTCATATCCACCAGGATCCACTGTCCGGCGGCGTACCCTTCTGTGCGCAGAAATTCGTAGTTTTTCTCACGGCACATCAGGCTTACGCCGTCAGCAAGACTCTGGGCGTGACGCACCGAACCGGCGCTGGCAATGATCAGGGCATCGGCAAAACCGCCCTGCCCTTCAAAATCAATGCTGACCACACGCAAGGCCTTGTGCTCTTCAAGCCATTGAACCAGATCCGCCGCCTTGCGGCTTGCGGGGACGTCTGAAAACTGTTTGGGGGCGCGGCCCCCGGAGGGAGTATTGAGATGATTATTTTCCATAGCAAGCACATATCGTAAAGCCGGGTCAAGGGCAATGGTTTGCCGCAGTTGCCGCCCCCGACGCCCGCCATGCCGGGCGTCAACCGCCAGCGCGGCATACGCTGCCTGGGGCCCGGCAGCAGCCCGTGCTGCGCGCCTTTAGGGAAACGCGGATGTTTTCCGTTTGGCGGCGTTGCCTGACTAAAAAGCCACCTCGCCATGCCCCGTTTTTGTTGACCCGGTGCGGACATTGCGGCATACCCAAAGGGGTTTCCACGCTGCGAAACCGTTTTTCCTTTTCCTGATGGCTCAAGCCGTCAAATGCCAGCTATCTCTTCTACAAGGAGTGGGTCGTGCTTTTCAATATCAAACAGGAAACCCTGCCCCGCGAAGAAC
The window above is part of the Desulfovibrio sp. genome. Proteins encoded here:
- the gpmI gene encoding 2,3-bisphosphoglycerate-independent phosphoglycerate mutase, whose translation is MTPTLLLILDGWGIAPPGPGNAPYLAKTPNLDALTARCPHGQLIASGRDVGLPKGYMGNSEVGHLNIGAGRVVYQDMTRIDVAVEDGSFAANPVINDVLAAARRGGGKLHLVGLLSGGGVHSHIRHLEALCGMAAGQGIPVRVHALMDGRDCEPHSGMDFIRELEASIKDQPQTRISSLVGRFYAMDRDKHWERVSQAWDVIVHGQAPTAANPEAAVQASYDAGVTDEFMKPVRFDTGDAAPGMADGDAVFFFNFRADRMRELTAAFITPGFEGFDRGKMPELSALASMTSYEASFTLPVAFPKEAVSHGLGQVVSERGMRQLRLAETEKYAHVTYFFNGGVEEPFTGEDRVLVPSPRDVTTYDQKPAMSAPLVTDEFVKAWNSGQYDLVVCNLANGDMVGHTGVVEAAVAACEVVDQCVGRMVEAVEARKGRMLIIADHGNCEVMLTPEGHPQTAHTTNPVPCILLEPDGAVKALADGRLCDVAPTLLALWGIEPSLPMTGRNLALNGADADMAQKEAARG
- the rsfS gene encoding ribosome silencing factor translates to MENNHLNTPSGGRAPKQFSDVPASRKAADLVQWLEEHKALRVVSIDFEGQGGFADALIIASAGSVRHAQSLADGVSLMCREKNYEFLRTEGYAAGQWILVDMNDVIVNIFQEPVRELYALEALWGHGSAAAKTAGREDRGE